In a single window of the Caproicibacterium sp. BJN0003 genome:
- a CDS encoding phage major capsid protein, with the protein MDKKAYLENRNKLISEAENFITSGKLEDAAAKTKEVEALDAKFDNEAQALANLNALKDNHKIPEFYKALNSNAENVIGNFEINGDAKENDVLDSAEYKKAFMNYVISGKEIPKKFQNVDTVTKTADAGVAIPTTTVQKIYEKMETLGMVLPLVTKTSYKGGVIVPISSVKPTATWVAEGASSDKQKKTIGNIVFSYYKLRCAISMDYEVENMAYPFFETQFVQNVSDAMVKAKETAIINGSGSGQPKGILKETPAGNVDITAAATAITYKDLCNAEAAENYDSAVWCMTKSTFMSQIAGMTDKNDQPIARVNMGINGKPEYSIFGRNVVLVNPDYMSSFAATVTSDTIVAFLYRFEDYIFNSGVGMMTKKYEDNDTDDTVIKAIEICDGKSVINDSLVTIVKKSA; encoded by the coding sequence ATGGACAAAAAAGCATACTTAGAAAATCGAAACAAATTGATTTCCGAAGCAGAGAACTTTATCACTTCCGGGAAGTTGGAAGATGCAGCCGCTAAAACAAAAGAAGTTGAAGCTTTGGACGCTAAATTTGACAATGAAGCACAGGCTTTGGCAAACCTTAACGCATTGAAGGATAACCACAAAATCCCGGAATTCTATAAGGCCTTGAATTCAAATGCTGAAAACGTAATTGGAAACTTTGAAATCAATGGTGATGCAAAGGAAAACGACGTTTTGGACAGCGCCGAATACAAAAAGGCTTTTATGAATTATGTAATCAGCGGCAAGGAAATTCCAAAAAAGTTTCAAAACGTTGATACAGTAACTAAAACCGCAGATGCTGGTGTTGCTATTCCAACAACGACCGTCCAGAAGATCTATGAGAAGATGGAAACTCTCGGAATGGTTTTGCCGCTTGTAACAAAGACAAGCTATAAAGGCGGCGTTATCGTCCCAATTTCCTCCGTAAAGCCAACTGCGACCTGGGTTGCAGAAGGCGCAAGCTCGGACAAGCAGAAAAAGACTATTGGCAACATTGTTTTTTCCTATTACAAACTTCGCTGTGCTATTTCAATGGATTACGAAGTCGAAAACATGGCTTACCCGTTCTTTGAAACGCAGTTTGTGCAGAATGTATCCGACGCAATGGTAAAGGCAAAGGAAACGGCTATTATTAACGGTTCCGGTTCCGGACAGCCGAAAGGAATTTTGAAAGAAACCCCTGCAGGAAATGTAGATATTACAGCCGCTGCCACTGCTATTACATACAAAGACTTGTGCAACGCAGAAGCAGCCGAAAACTATGATTCCGCTGTATGGTGCATGACAAAATCCACATTTATGAGTCAGATTGCCGGAATGACCGATAAAAACGATCAGCCAATCGCCCGTGTGAACATGGGGATTAACGGAAAACCCGAATATTCCATTTTCGGAAGAAACGTAGTTTTGGTTAACCCTGATTACATGAGCAGTTTTGCGGCGACCGTAACTTCCGATACGATTGTTGCTTTCCTTTACCGGTTCGAAGATTATATTTTCAATTCCGGCGTTGGAATGATGACTAAGAAATATGAGGACAACGACACTGACGATACCGTTATCAAAGCGATTGAAATTTGCGACGGTAAATCCGTGATTAATGATTCACTGGTAACAATCGTTAAGAAATCCGCATGA
- a CDS encoding head-tail connector protein: MMATSLLPSARNWLRITSNSLDDEILQTMSACIIDLQNSGVNRIDTEDFLIQQAIKLYCKSQFGYDKDAEKFSQAYEHLKASLSLSGDYNSTS, encoded by the coding sequence ATGATGGCGACTAGTTTATTGCCGTCTGCCAGAAATTGGCTCCGAATCACATCTAACTCATTAGATGATGAAATTTTGCAGACAATGAGCGCTTGCATCATTGATTTACAAAATTCCGGAGTCAATAGGATTGACACGGAAGATTTTTTGATTCAACAGGCTATCAAACTGTACTGTAAATCTCAATTTGGATATGACAAAGACGCTGAAAAATTCTCACAAGCTTATGAGCATTTGAAGGCGTCTCTTTCATTATCCGGAGATTATAACAGCACAAGTTAA
- a CDS encoding HK97 gp10 family phage protein — MSDLIKIDDLESAISAELNAYSDVVIDGTKKLVNKVAKKCCENIKNDSPARKSSGEKYKKGWKVKKTEDSPLRTVCTVYNSKQPSLTYLLENGHATVNGGRTRAIPHIKQNEQSANEELEEDVSELIKNGH, encoded by the coding sequence ATGAGCGATCTTATAAAAATAGATGATTTAGAATCAGCAATTTCTGCAGAACTGAACGCATATTCCGACGTAGTGATTGATGGAACTAAAAAGTTGGTGAATAAAGTCGCTAAAAAATGCTGTGAAAACATAAAGAATGACTCTCCAGCCAGAAAATCAAGCGGAGAAAAGTATAAAAAAGGCTGGAAAGTAAAGAAAACGGAAGATAGTCCATTAAGAACTGTCTGTACAGTGTACAACTCAAAGCAACCTAGCTTGACTTACCTTTTGGAAAACGGACATGCAACCGTTAACGGAGGGCGTACAAGAGCAATCCCCCATATAAAGCAAAATGAACAATCCGCCAATGAAGAACTAGAAGAAGATGTTTCGGAGCTGATTAAGAATGGACATTAA
- a CDS encoding phage tail tape measure protein, with protein MANNIKGITVEIGGDTTKLDTALKDVNKTSKSLQSELKEVQKQLKLDPSNTELLSQKSKILKEDIQATSEKLKTLKDVQGQVEQQFKNGDLGEEKYRAYNRELEETKIKLKDLKDQHKDFGSVVGQQFQVAGDKVKGVGDKITGVGQKLTPVSATATGLIAGAVKSFNEVDEGMDTIVKKTGATGDSLDGLQGIAKNIFGSMPVDMDKVGIAVGELNTRFGFTGDTLEKSSEQFLKFASVNGVDVNNAVRLVSRAMGDANIPASEYNTILDQLTAASQASGISIDSLTEDITKYGAPMRALGFDTQSSIAIFSQWEKAGVNTEIAFSGMKKAIGNWTKAGKDSKTEFEKTVKGIQDGSISAEKAISIFGTKAGPDMVDAIQQGRFSYEDFMKVIESSKGTVSDTFSGTEDGVDKIKTALNNGKLAFADFGQVISDSLAPILDKVIGFIKDLTDKLKAMSPEQKEQIVKIVAIIAAVAPLLIIGGKIVSLIGGIISAIGFLMSPVGLVILAITGIIAAAIAIKTHWEQIGKFFSDLWSGIQQTFAPIGAWFQSVFSAAAQAVQTAWGGITGFFGGIWNGIVNIFSVVAGWFGNMFSTAWNAIQTAWSGVIGFFGGIWNGITGVFGAVGGFFGDIFNGAVNIIQGAWGGITGFFGGIWNGITGVFGAVGDWFGQVFGAAADAIQSAWSGIAGFFQNIWDTIGNGFRGFINFFVSGLNSVIGAIDSIHVDIPSWSPIGAGTTLGFNIPMVPYLANGGIVDKATLAMIGESGREAVVPLENNLQWIKELAAELANALKNVIPDFSLTSIQISTALSAAYGTAAESAGRAQIGTTGNQVQTGARTVFKQTVNNYSPEALSPSETARQTRNATRKFLLAVR; from the coding sequence ATGGCAAACAATATCAAAGGTATTACCGTTGAAATTGGCGGCGATACTACAAAACTTGACACGGCCTTAAAAGATGTAAATAAAACTTCTAAAAGTCTGCAATCGGAACTTAAAGAAGTCCAAAAGCAGTTAAAGCTTGACCCTTCCAACACAGAACTGCTTTCACAAAAATCTAAAATCTTAAAAGAAGATATTCAGGCGACGTCTGAAAAGCTAAAAACCTTAAAGGACGTTCAAGGGCAGGTTGAACAGCAGTTTAAAAATGGAGATTTAGGAGAAGAAAAGTACCGCGCATACAACAGAGAGCTCGAAGAAACCAAAATTAAGCTCAAAGATTTAAAAGATCAGCATAAAGATTTTGGTAGTGTAGTAGGACAACAATTTCAAGTTGCCGGCGACAAGGTAAAAGGCGTAGGAGATAAGATAACAGGAGTAGGACAAAAGCTTACACCTGTTTCTGCAACGGCGACTGGGCTGATTGCCGGGGCTGTAAAGTCGTTTAATGAAGTTGATGAAGGCATGGACACCATTGTCAAAAAGACAGGCGCAACCGGTGACTCTTTAGACGGCTTGCAGGGTATTGCCAAAAATATTTTTGGGTCAATGCCGGTCGACATGGACAAAGTCGGGATTGCAGTTGGAGAATTAAATACAAGATTTGGATTTACTGGTGACACTTTGGAAAAATCGTCTGAACAGTTTTTAAAATTTGCATCAGTTAATGGTGTTGATGTAAATAATGCTGTCAGATTAGTTTCCCGCGCAATGGGTGACGCCAATATTCCAGCAAGCGAGTATAACACGATACTAGACCAGCTTACCGCTGCATCTCAAGCAAGTGGGATTTCGATCGATTCTTTGACAGAGGATATTACAAAATACGGCGCCCCTATGCGAGCACTCGGATTTGATACACAGTCGAGCATTGCAATATTCAGCCAATGGGAAAAAGCCGGAGTCAATACGGAAATCGCTTTTTCCGGCATGAAGAAAGCGATTGGAAACTGGACTAAAGCAGGTAAAGATTCAAAAACTGAATTTGAAAAAACAGTTAAAGGAATACAAGACGGCTCAATATCCGCAGAAAAAGCGATCAGTATATTTGGAACTAAAGCAGGCCCCGATATGGTTGATGCAATTCAGCAAGGAAGATTTAGTTATGAAGATTTTATGAAAGTAATTGAATCTTCAAAGGGGACAGTATCAGATACGTTTTCCGGTACCGAAGATGGCGTTGACAAAATCAAAACGGCTTTAAACAACGGGAAGCTTGCATTCGCCGATTTTGGACAAGTGATCTCCGATTCCCTAGCCCCTATATTAGATAAAGTGATTGGGTTCATCAAGGACTTGACCGATAAACTAAAGGCCATGAGTCCGGAACAAAAAGAGCAGATTGTAAAAATTGTAGCGATTATCGCAGCAGTAGCCCCTTTGCTAATTATAGGTGGGAAAATAGTGTCTTTAATTGGTGGAATAATAAGTGCTATTGGCTTTTTGATGTCACCTGTTGGGCTTGTCATTCTTGCGATTACTGGGATAATTGCCGCTGCTATTGCCATTAAAACTCACTGGGAGCAAATAGGAAAATTCTTTTCTGATTTATGGAGTGGAATACAACAAACATTTGCACCCATTGGCGCATGGTTCCAATCTGTTTTTTCTGCTGCTGCACAGGCTGTTCAAACCGCTTGGGGCGGAATTACCGGCTTCTTCGGTGGCATCTGGAACGGAATTGTCAATATATTCAGCGTAGTTGCTGGGTGGTTTGGCAATATGTTTTCTACAGCGTGGAATGCAATTCAAACGGCGTGGAGTGGAGTAATAGGCTTCTTTGGTGGCATTTGGAACGGAATAACCGGAGTATTCGGTGCGGTTGGTGGGTTCTTTGGTGACATTTTTAACGGAGCCGTTAATATTATTCAAGGCGCATGGGGCGGTATAACAGGGTTCTTTGGGGGAATTTGGAACGGTATAACCGGAGTATTCGGTGCGGTCGGTGACTGGTTCGGACAAGTATTTGGCGCTGCAGCAGACGCGATTCAATCGGCATGGAGCGGAATAGCTGGTTTCTTTCAAAATATTTGGGACACCATAGGGAATGGATTTAGAGGATTTATAAACTTCTTTGTTTCCGGCTTGAATTCTGTGATCGGTGCGATTGATTCTATTCATGTTGATATTCCGTCGTGGTCCCCGATTGGAGCCGGTACAACCCTCGGGTTTAACATTCCAATGGTTCCTTATCTTGCAAATGGCGGCATTGTTGACAAGGCAACCCTAGCAATGATCGGTGAATCAGGACGTGAAGCGGTTGTTCCTTTGGAAAACAATCTGCAATGGATAAAGGAACTTGCAGCAGAGCTTGCGAACGCACTAAAAAACGTTATACCCGATTTCAGCCTTACAAGCATACAAATAAGCACAGCATTGTCTGCGGCTTATGGAACGGCGGCGGAATCGGCGGGAAGGGCGCAAATTGGAACGACTGGGAACCAGGTCCAAACTGGCGCGAGAACAGTTTTTAAGCAGACCGTAAACAACTACAGTCCCGAAGCATTATCACCGTCAGAAACCGCACGGCAGACACGCAACGCCACACGGAAATTTCTTTTAGCAGTGAGGTAA
- a CDS encoding phage tail domain-containing protein — protein MIRIVCENEQGLQMAFSYGGDPICLVATDGFSDSDYLVNTSKNSGQDGETYNSATAQKRNPVITVEIMRDFVAQREKLHSFFQPRALGTVYHYDGDTGRKANYYVEKIDIVESGATRSATISLICPDPKFYDLTESITALAVWKGCVKFPLHIHEPFYIAKKINTLIGNVANDSNVTQGLTIKFTATGTVVNPSLYDVNRHNKMQINITIHSGDTVIVTTATGNKRVRLVSGGVTTNINNLMAYPPVWLQAYQGDNLFRYDADSGIDSLSVSILHTKAYWGV, from the coding sequence ATGATTAGGATTGTATGTGAAAATGAACAGGGGCTTCAAATGGCGTTTTCTTACGGCGGAGACCCGATATGCCTTGTTGCGACGGATGGATTTTCGGATTCTGACTATTTAGTGAATACATCAAAGAATAGTGGGCAGGACGGAGAAACATACAACAGTGCTACGGCGCAAAAGCGTAATCCCGTTATTACGGTTGAAATCATGCGTGACTTTGTGGCACAGCGAGAAAAGCTTCATAGTTTTTTCCAGCCGCGCGCACTGGGTACAGTCTATCATTATGATGGCGACACGGGGCGAAAGGCAAATTATTATGTTGAGAAAATTGACATAGTAGAAAGCGGAGCCACAAGGTCCGCAACAATATCGCTTATTTGCCCCGACCCGAAATTCTATGATTTAACGGAAAGCATCACCGCACTTGCGGTATGGAAAGGCTGCGTCAAGTTCCCGCTACATATTCATGAACCGTTTTATATTGCAAAAAAGATTAATACCCTGATCGGAAATGTTGCAAATGACAGCAATGTTACACAGGGTTTGACAATCAAATTTACCGCGACGGGAACGGTTGTGAATCCGTCGCTGTACGACGTGAACCGACATAACAAAATGCAAATCAATATAACAATACATAGTGGTGATACGGTTATCGTAACGACAGCAACCGGGAATAAGCGTGTTCGGCTTGTCAGCGGAGGCGTGACGACAAACATAAATAACCTTATGGCGTATCCCCCCGTATGGCTTCAAGCTTACCAGGGTGACAATTTATTTAGGTATGATGCGGATAGTGGCATAGACAGTTTAAGCGTATCAATCCTGCACACGAAGGCATACTGGGGGGTTTAA
- a CDS encoding siphovirus ReqiPepy6 Gp37-like family protein, whose translation MDLLIYSPAIEHQGTIDQYSSLRWRRRYFGPGEFELHCAATDYNRTLLAAGNIVHRLDRKEAGVIEGRNIKGTDNGDELTVTGRFLSSKLGQRIVAPTINFSGTVETAMRKIVSDNAITARPIRWLVLGALNGFNNSCAFQVTGKNVLDTLTKIAKSSNTGFRVRLDVPSKALIFETYQGIDRTVVQKAIPYVLFSDTNGNIDGPEYTFSEKSFKNFAYVAGEGEGTARMTVTVDQTNGEDRRELWVDARDLQKGSLSDADYQAQLNQRGLEKLAEAVRSESFEAMAINTGNYEYLTDWDLGDIVSFEKWGILLNQRVTEVEEVDENGYLKVTPTCGTPLPETLDLGDDT comes from the coding sequence ATGGACTTGCTAATTTACAGCCCCGCGATTGAACATCAAGGCACAATCGACCAATATTCTTCCCTACGGTGGCGACGGCGCTATTTTGGACCGGGGGAATTTGAATTGCACTGCGCGGCAACGGACTACAATAGAACGTTGCTGGCAGCGGGAAACATTGTTCACCGCCTTGATCGAAAAGAAGCTGGGGTGATCGAAGGCAGAAACATAAAAGGAACTGACAACGGCGACGAATTAACAGTAACCGGGCGTTTCCTTTCCTCAAAACTTGGGCAGAGAATCGTTGCGCCAACTATTAATTTTAGTGGGACAGTGGAAACAGCTATGCGAAAAATCGTTTCAGATAATGCTATTACAGCCCGCCCGATTAGGTGGCTTGTACTGGGCGCGCTGAACGGTTTCAACAATTCATGCGCATTTCAGGTCACGGGGAAAAACGTTCTTGACACGCTGACAAAAATTGCAAAGTCCAGCAACACCGGGTTTCGCGTAAGGCTAGATGTGCCAAGCAAAGCGCTTATTTTCGAAACCTATCAAGGAATAGACCGGACAGTTGTTCAGAAAGCAATTCCTTATGTACTATTTTCGGATACAAACGGGAATATTGATGGTCCCGAATACACCTTTAGCGAAAAAAGCTTTAAAAATTTTGCATATGTTGCGGGCGAGGGCGAAGGCACGGCCCGAATGACTGTTACGGTTGATCAAACAAATGGAGAAGATCGGCGGGAATTGTGGGTTGATGCCCGCGATCTGCAAAAGGGATCGCTTTCTGATGCTGATTATCAGGCGCAGCTAAACCAACGTGGACTTGAAAAATTGGCAGAAGCGGTCCGATCGGAAAGCTTTGAAGCTATGGCAATCAACACGGGAAACTATGAATATTTAACCGATTGGGATTTAGGCGATATTGTTAGTTTCGAAAAATGGGGAATATTGCTTAATCAAAGAGTAACAGAGGTTGAAGAGGTAGACGAAAATGGATATTTGAAAGTAACGCCTACATGTGGCACACCGCTGCCGGAAACACTGGATTTAGGAGATGATACATAA